Proteins co-encoded in one Dyella japonica A8 genomic window:
- a CDS encoding CvpA family protein, whose product MNWADYIILAVLGVSVLIGLWRGLISEVLALGIWAAAFWVAWTFGPSVATGLEHHIELPSARIFVGYGACFVAVLILGALVRFLVSRLVEGTGLSGTDRLLGMVFGFARGVLLVTLGVFLLGFTAFIRDPWWHDSVLLPQFKGVAAWLGERVPDNVRHYLNPPALLDHLPALPASIPGASPATGHEIHPAAATTAAPATSS is encoded by the coding sequence GTGAATTGGGCCGATTACATCATTCTTGCCGTTCTGGGCGTGTCGGTCTTGATCGGCCTGTGGCGTGGCCTCATTTCCGAGGTGCTGGCGCTGGGCATCTGGGCGGCCGCGTTCTGGGTGGCCTGGACGTTTGGCCCCAGCGTGGCGACAGGGCTCGAGCACCATATCGAGCTGCCGTCGGCACGGATCTTCGTCGGATACGGCGCCTGCTTTGTGGCGGTGCTGATCCTGGGAGCGCTGGTGCGCTTCCTGGTGAGCCGGCTGGTGGAGGGTACCGGGTTGTCCGGCACCGACCGCCTGCTGGGCATGGTGTTTGGTTTTGCCCGTGGCGTGCTGTTGGTGACGCTCGGGGTGTTCCTGCTCGGGTTTACCGCGTTCATTCGCGATCCGTGGTGGCACGATTCGGTGTTATTGCCGCAGTTCAAGGGAGTGGCTGCGTGGCTGGGCGAGCGGGTGCCGGACAATGTCCGCCATTACCTCAATCCTCCGGCCTTGCTTGACCATTTGCCCGCCTTGCCGGCGAGCATCCCGGGCGCTTCGCCAGCGACCGGACACGAGATCCATCCCGCGGCCGCAACCACGGCCGCACCGGCAACCAGTTCTTAA
- a CDS encoding phosphotransferase — protein sequence MDMLTPVEASRLAARHWGIEGEARALPSYADQNFRIRADGDGYVLKVAHPSWSAAEIELENLAMMELARREPSLGCPRVQFASNGEHLLALPIEGQACLVRMLSYVPGTTYAEAINSLQPHQCRVLHRSLGQAVGRLTRGLQDFRHPAAERAHDWNLMSLPRLLDEVPHVEDAAFRDIVREHATRFCAALPAWRATLPVSVLHNDANDLNVIVDDDGAGGKRVSAVIDFGDMCTSFRLADLAIACTYAMQHESDPVACAQAIVGGYLAEQPLQRSELEQLHAFILARLCHSILMATRSHREQPDNPFVLVSQQGVRGLLRQLADVAPDAIVRPYLESSHD from the coding sequence ATGGACATGTTGACGCCTGTCGAAGCATCGAGGCTGGCAGCACGTCATTGGGGTATCGAGGGCGAAGCCAGGGCCTTGCCCTCGTATGCGGACCAGAACTTCCGCATCCGTGCCGATGGCGACGGCTATGTGCTGAAGGTCGCGCATCCGTCCTGGTCGGCCGCGGAGATCGAGCTGGAAAACCTGGCCATGATGGAGCTGGCCCGACGCGAGCCTTCGCTCGGTTGTCCACGCGTGCAGTTCGCCAGCAACGGCGAACACCTGCTGGCCCTGCCCATCGAGGGACAGGCCTGCCTGGTGCGCATGCTGAGCTATGTGCCCGGCACGACCTATGCCGAAGCCATCAACAGCCTGCAGCCGCATCAATGTCGCGTGCTGCACCGCAGTTTGGGGCAGGCAGTGGGGCGGCTGACCCGGGGGCTGCAGGACTTCCGTCATCCGGCCGCCGAGCGTGCGCACGACTGGAACCTCATGAGCCTGCCGCGGCTGCTGGATGAGGTGCCTCATGTCGAAGACGCTGCCTTCCGCGACATCGTACGCGAACACGCCACGCGCTTCTGCGCCGCCCTGCCGGCATGGCGCGCCACGTTGCCGGTATCCGTGCTCCACAACGATGCCAACGACCTCAACGTCATCGTTGACGACGATGGTGCGGGCGGAAAGCGGGTCAGCGCAGTGATCGACTTTGGCGACATGTGCACCAGCTTCCGTCTTGCCGACCTTGCCATCGCATGCACGTACGCCATGCAGCACGAGTCGGATCCGGTGGCGTGCGCGCAGGCCATCGTTGGCGGTTACCTTGCCGAGCAGCCGCTTCAGCGCAGCGAGCTGGAGCAACTGCATGCCTTCATCCTTGCCCGGCTCTGCCACAGCATCCTGATGGCGACGCGGTCGCACCGCGAGCAGCCGGACAACCCCTTTGTCCTCGTTTCCCAGCAAGGTGTGCGGGGCCTGCTTCGCCAGCTTGCCGACGTGGCGCCCGACGCCATCGTGCGACCCTATCTGGAATCCAGCCATGACTGA
- a CDS encoding aminotransferase class III-fold pyridoxal phosphate-dependent enzyme has product MTELATLHVPARSNGEILRLRRQYLNPTLSVSYREPLKITRGEGAWLYDQEGQGYLDMVNNVCHVGHCHPRVVAAGQAQMAQLNTNTRYLHDNIVEYALRLMSTLPSPLSVVFLTNSGTEANDLALRLARAHTRAKGVVVIDHAYHGNSPSMIELSPYKFNGNGGEGQPSHVGVLPMPDVYRGRFGDTPDAGRKYGELAAPVIGELRGRGKEVAVFFGESLLGCGGQIMLPEGYLPEVYQAIRAAGGVCLADEVQVGFGRAGEHFWAFERQGVVPDIVTMGKPMGNGHPMGAVVTTPEIAASFVTGMEYFNTFGGNPVSSAIALAVLDVIEEERLQENAQRVGQFVMDGLRDLQKRFEMIGDVRGCGLFIGAEFVADRAARTPDQPRAKAVVEAMKARHVLLSTDGPDDNVLKIKPPIVFSQANAEEFLGKLEGVLGGL; this is encoded by the coding sequence ATGACTGAACTTGCGACCCTCCATGTCCCGGCGCGCAGCAACGGGGAGATCCTCCGGCTGCGCCGGCAGTACCTGAACCCGACGCTGAGCGTGTCGTATCGCGAGCCGTTGAAGATCACTCGTGGCGAAGGCGCGTGGTTGTATGACCAGGAGGGCCAGGGTTACCTGGACATGGTCAATAACGTGTGCCACGTCGGCCATTGCCATCCGCGCGTGGTGGCGGCGGGGCAGGCGCAGATGGCGCAGCTCAACACCAATACGCGCTACCTGCACGACAACATCGTCGAGTACGCATTGCGGCTCATGAGCACGCTGCCGTCGCCGCTGTCGGTGGTGTTCCTCACCAACTCGGGTACGGAGGCGAACGATCTGGCGCTCCGGCTGGCACGGGCGCACACGCGCGCCAAAGGCGTGGTGGTGATCGATCACGCCTACCACGGCAACTCGCCGTCGATGATCGAGCTCAGCCCGTACAAGTTCAACGGCAACGGGGGCGAAGGCCAGCCGTCCCACGTGGGCGTGCTGCCCATGCCCGACGTCTATCGCGGGCGATTCGGCGATACGCCCGACGCGGGTCGCAAGTATGGCGAGCTGGCGGCACCGGTCATCGGCGAACTGCGCGGACGCGGCAAGGAGGTGGCGGTGTTCTTCGGCGAATCGCTGCTGGGCTGTGGTGGCCAGATCATGTTGCCGGAGGGCTATCTGCCTGAGGTCTACCAGGCGATACGCGCGGCTGGCGGCGTATGCCTGGCGGACGAAGTGCAGGTCGGCTTTGGCCGTGCGGGCGAACACTTCTGGGCGTTCGAGCGCCAGGGGGTGGTGCCGGACATCGTCACCATGGGCAAGCCGATGGGCAACGGTCACCCCATGGGCGCGGTGGTCACCACGCCGGAGATCGCCGCGAGCTTCGTCACCGGCATGGAGTATTTCAATACTTTCGGCGGCAACCCGGTGTCCTCGGCGATAGCGCTGGCAGTGCTCGATGTGATCGAGGAGGAGCGGCTGCAGGAGAACGCCCAGCGCGTTGGTCAGTTCGTGATGGATGGCCTGCGCGATTTGCAGAAGCGTTTCGAGATGATCGGGGACGTCCGTGGTTGCGGCCTCTTCATCGGCGCGGAATTTGTCGCCGATCGCGCGGCCCGTACGCCGGACCAGCCCCGGGCCAAAGCCGTGGTGGAGGCGATGAAGGCGCGCCATGTCCTGTTGTCCACGGATGGTCCCGATGACAACGTGCTGAAGATCAAGCCGCCCATCGTGTTCAGCCAGGCCAACGCGGAGGAGTTCCTCGGCAAGCTCGAGGGCGTGCTCGGCGGGTTGTGA
- a CDS encoding FadR/GntR family transcriptional regulator, producing the protein MKFSDARSLHGQVVRELGTRIVAGDLKPGDVLPREDALAESMQVSRNALREALKVLAAKGLIEARPKTGTRVRPTEAWSQLDADVLSWRCASMPTDDFIEKLIEMREIIEPAAAAAAAKRRTTAQLAKIDAAYRRMEAAQDASDWAEADLSFHNAVLQATGNEMMISLFSVIESVLGMFFVLSAQTAGNFKYSLPHHQKVLEAIRRSQSEAARKAMQAMIVDSRANLDKRRKKGLKKVS; encoded by the coding sequence ATGAAATTTTCGGATGCTCGCAGTTTGCACGGCCAGGTCGTCCGTGAACTGGGCACAAGGATTGTCGCCGGCGACCTGAAGCCTGGCGATGTGCTGCCGCGCGAGGACGCCCTGGCGGAAAGCATGCAGGTGAGCCGCAATGCCCTGCGCGAAGCGCTGAAAGTCCTGGCCGCCAAGGGCCTGATCGAAGCGCGCCCGAAAACGGGCACGCGCGTGCGTCCCACGGAAGCATGGAGCCAGCTCGACGCCGACGTGCTTTCCTGGCGCTGCGCCTCCATGCCTACCGATGATTTCATCGAAAAGCTCATCGAGATGCGCGAGATCATCGAACCGGCCGCGGCGGCCGCGGCAGCAAAACGGCGCACCACGGCGCAGCTGGCCAAGATCGACGCCGCTTACCGCCGGATGGAAGCCGCGCAGGATGCCAGCGACTGGGCGGAAGCGGACCTGAGTTTCCACAATGCCGTGCTGCAGGCGACCGGCAACGAGATGATGATTTCGCTGTTCTCCGTCATCGAGAGCGTGCTCGGCATGTTCTTCGTGCTGTCCGCGCAGACGGCCGGCAATTTCAAATACTCGCTTCCGCACCACCAGAAGGTGCTGGAAGCCATTCGCCGCAGCCAGTCCGAAGCGGCGCGCAAGGCCATGCAGGCGATGATCGTGGATTCGCGCGCCAACCTCGACAAGCGCCGCAAGAAGGGCCTCAAGAAGGTTTCCTGA
- a CDS encoding ferritin-like domain-containing protein, with protein MTADLHAAAKRCLDATDPAEKLRLTHAAWEAFLAGELGPDAASPAPEPIGAPGRPERPVLVPQRQVPHRGLGSAEGRAALVHAVAHIEFNAINLAWDAVYRFRGKPLGYYRDWASCAHDEARHFAMLSGRLAELGHAYGDFDAHNGLWEMAEKTAHHDTARMALVPRVLEARGLDVTPGMIERLVSVGDDRTVAILEVILREEVAHVAAGTRWFRHCCERDGLDPRETFLDLLRDYMGRNLRGPFNRPARLLAGFDDEELDRLTELAMLS; from the coding sequence ATGACCGCCGACCTCCACGCCGCCGCCAAGCGTTGCCTCGACGCCACCGATCCCGCGGAAAAGCTGCGCCTCACGCATGCGGCGTGGGAGGCCTTCCTTGCGGGCGAACTGGGCCCTGACGCCGCATCACCGGCCCCCGAGCCCATCGGTGCGCCAGGACGCCCTGAGCGCCCCGTGCTGGTGCCGCAGCGGCAGGTGCCACACCGTGGCCTCGGGTCCGCCGAAGGCCGCGCGGCGCTTGTGCACGCGGTGGCGCATATCGAATTCAACGCCATCAATCTCGCCTGGGACGCCGTCTACCGGTTCCGTGGCAAGCCCCTCGGCTACTACCGCGACTGGGCAAGTTGCGCGCACGACGAAGCGCGTCATTTCGCGATGCTCTCCGGTCGCCTCGCCGAGCTGGGCCACGCCTATGGCGATTTCGACGCGCACAACGGCCTGTGGGAAATGGCGGAGAAAACCGCGCATCACGACACTGCGCGCATGGCCCTGGTGCCGCGCGTGCTTGAGGCGCGCGGGCTGGACGTGACGCCGGGCATGATCGAGCGGCTGGTGTCTGTGGGTGATGACCGCACCGTGGCCATCCTCGAGGTGATCCTGCGCGAGGAAGTGGCGCACGTGGCGGCGGGAACGCGCTGGTTCCGGCACTGCTGCGAGCGCGACGGGCTGGATCCCCGGGAGACCTTCCTGGATCTGTTGCGCGATTACATGGGGCGCAACCTGCGCGGTCCGTTCAATCGTCCGGCGCGGTTGCTGGCGGGTTTCGATGATGAAGAGCTTGATCGCCTGACCGAACTCGCCATGCTGTCGTAG
- a CDS encoding TonB-dependent receptor, with the protein MKGWKKIDKRTLAAAISAVLVTGALHAQDAQTQTPPPATAPKAQNNASVEQRQQAASANKTVQSLDQVVVTGNSAAGGIRKIDASYSITTATLQQIKELNPVSVADLLKISPGVYPESSGGQTGANIEVAGFPSDSGAPFVTMQMNGSPLFPKWDYFTDAMVRLDDTVDRLEAVQGGTSVLYGNGQPGMIANFILREGSSKPTGDIGLTVGSEGMYRIDGFYGFPISKNSGWYGSIGGFWRKSDGVRDPQFAADKGGQLTATLSHDLDHGSIMFFARVLKDKNQWVTDTPILNPSAGQFSAYPNFSPLTGTFGSNADRRMFLQLDPCNTAGCSPTGQNIDMANGQGGNVRMFGANLDLDWDNGWSLSDKLFFTAGSMDTTAFYSTGANPDTLANTIAGMVSSFGLPSNLTATATYTNGKPANMNENVTIQNPEYIHKQINSVSNEFRVSKELFEGNTLTFGNYLAVYSEHHVEEDGLNMLMQAQSNPNPIVVNMTDGVNNYALTDNQGLFWNSQPQSWMAFNERWHATTWAFYLADVWNVGKWRFDGGIRIHHDDVSGWFQNTASGDLDNNPYTVYNNNAEYLVNSKINPTSSRSAPSWTLGANYTFNDNMSAYARVNDGVFLPGFDDVVNLGHPPIEKIHNMEVGFKYQAPWIFADVSAYRRLFHGIPYSINLPTGQVNLVYGSVTKGLNAAVTVKPFQNFSVALSGNYMDGHYSDYAGCVPYVAQDGSQRCDSISGKQLDRQPKVQYRLTPGYLIPTSWGSLKFWLTYEYVGTRYGDQLNQQPLGHYYDFSAGAMANIGQNWVVTLRGTNLTNEIGITEGNARLFGFASGGGVILARSIEGREVNLQVKYQF; encoded by the coding sequence ATGAAAGGTTGGAAGAAGATCGACAAGCGCACGCTGGCTGCCGCGATCAGCGCCGTACTCGTGACCGGTGCGCTCCACGCTCAGGATGCACAGACCCAGACGCCTCCGCCGGCGACGGCTCCGAAGGCGCAGAACAACGCGTCTGTCGAACAGCGCCAGCAGGCGGCGTCGGCCAACAAGACCGTGCAGAGCCTTGACCAGGTCGTGGTCACCGGTAACTCGGCGGCGGGCGGTATCCGCAAGATCGACGCGAGTTACTCGATTACCACCGCGACCCTGCAGCAGATCAAGGAGCTCAATCCGGTCAGCGTTGCCGACCTTCTGAAGATCTCGCCGGGTGTCTATCCGGAATCCTCGGGCGGCCAGACCGGCGCCAACATCGAAGTCGCGGGCTTTCCTTCCGATAGCGGCGCGCCCTTCGTCACCATGCAGATGAACGGCTCGCCGCTGTTCCCCAAGTGGGACTACTTCACCGACGCCATGGTGCGCCTGGATGACACCGTCGATCGCCTGGAGGCGGTGCAGGGCGGTACCTCGGTGCTGTACGGCAACGGCCAGCCGGGCATGATCGCGAACTTCATCCTGCGTGAAGGCAGCAGCAAGCCCACCGGCGACATCGGCCTTACCGTCGGCTCCGAGGGCATGTACCGCATCGACGGCTTCTACGGCTTCCCGATCAGCAAGAACAGCGGCTGGTACGGCAGCATCGGCGGTTTCTGGCGCAAGTCCGACGGCGTGCGTGATCCGCAGTTCGCGGCCGACAAGGGCGGCCAGCTCACCGCGACGCTGAGCCACGATCTGGACCACGGTTCGATCATGTTCTTCGCCCGCGTGCTGAAGGACAAGAACCAGTGGGTGACCGACACGCCCATCCTCAACCCCTCGGCAGGCCAGTTCTCCGCGTATCCGAACTTCAGCCCGCTGACGGGTACGTTCGGCAGCAACGCCGACCGTCGCATGTTCCTGCAGCTTGACCCGTGCAACACCGCGGGCTGCTCGCCGACCGGTCAGAACATCGACATGGCCAACGGGCAGGGCGGCAACGTGCGCATGTTCGGCGCCAACCTGGATCTGGACTGGGATAACGGCTGGTCGCTGTCGGACAAGTTGTTCTTCACCGCCGGCAGCATGGACACCACCGCGTTCTACAGCACGGGCGCCAACCCGGACACGTTGGCGAACACCATTGCCGGCATGGTCTCGTCGTTCGGCTTGCCGTCGAACCTCACCGCGACTGCCACGTACACCAATGGCAAGCCGGCGAACATGAACGAAAATGTCACCATCCAGAACCCGGAATACATTCATAAGCAGATCAATTCGGTCAGCAATGAATTCCGCGTCAGCAAGGAACTGTTCGAAGGCAATACGCTCACCTTCGGCAACTACCTGGCGGTGTATTCCGAGCACCACGTCGAAGAAGACGGCCTGAACATGCTGATGCAGGCCCAGAGCAACCCGAACCCGATCGTGGTCAACATGACCGACGGCGTGAACAACTACGCGCTGACGGACAACCAGGGCCTGTTCTGGAACTCGCAGCCGCAGTCGTGGATGGCCTTCAACGAACGCTGGCACGCCACCACCTGGGCGTTCTACCTGGCGGACGTGTGGAACGTGGGCAAGTGGCGCTTCGACGGCGGCATCCGCATCCACCACGACGATGTGAGCGGCTGGTTCCAGAACACCGCGTCGGGCGACCTCGACAACAACCCGTACACCGTCTACAACAACAACGCCGAGTATCTGGTCAACAGCAAGATCAACCCCACCAGCTCGCGCAGCGCGCCGTCGTGGACCTTGGGTGCGAACTACACGTTCAACGACAACATGAGCGCCTATGCGCGCGTCAATGACGGCGTGTTCCTGCCGGGCTTCGACGATGTGGTGAACCTCGGCCATCCGCCGATTGAGAAGATCCACAACATGGAAGTGGGCTTCAAGTACCAGGCGCCGTGGATCTTTGCCGACGTGTCCGCCTATCGCCGCCTGTTCCATGGCATCCCGTACTCGATCAACCTGCCCACCGGACAGGTCAACCTGGTGTATGGCTCGGTGACCAAGGGACTCAACGCCGCGGTGACGGTCAAGCCGTTCCAGAACTTCTCCGTTGCCCTCAGCGGCAACTATATGGACGGCCATTACTCCGACTACGCCGGTTGCGTGCCGTACGTGGCGCAGGACGGCAGCCAGCGTTGCGACAGCATCAGTGGCAAGCAGCTCGACCGCCAGCCGAAGGTGCAGTACCGCCTGACCCCGGGCTACCTGATTCCCACCAGCTGGGGCAGCCTGAAGTTCTGGCTGACCTATGAGTACGTCGGCACGCGCTACGGCGACCAGCTCAACCAGCAGCCGCTCGGCCACTACTACGACTTCAGCGCTGGCGCGATGGCGAACATCGGCCAGAACTGGGTGGTGACCTTGCGCGGTACCAACCTCACCAATGAGATCGGCATCACCGAAGGCAATGCACGCCTGTTCGGCTTCGCCAGCGGCGGCGGCGTGATCCTGGCCCGCTCGATCGAGGGACGCGAGGTGAACCTGCAGGTCAAGTACCAGTTCTGA
- the purF gene encoding amidophosphoribosyltransferase, whose product MCGIIGIVGTSEVAASLYDGLTVLQHRGQDAAGIATVDGARLRLHKGNGLVRDVFNQTAMSGLHGRIGIGHCRYPTAGSDGSSEAQPFYVNSPYGIAFAHNGNLVNTETLRREMFEDDRRHINTDSDSEVLLNVLAHELQIQDRMALTPDHIFKAVAGVHQRARGGYACLALVLGYGLLAFRDPNGIRPLVLGERVTPEGREYAVASESVALDILGFKRLRDVEPGEAVFITNDGQLFARHCADSAVHAPCIFEYVYLARPDSMIENVSVYKARLRMGQKLAEKILRERPDHGIDAVIPIPDTARTAASALAEALGVPFREGFVKNRYIGRTFIMPGQGERVKSVRRKLNPVELEFRKKNVLLVDDSIVRGTTSRQIIQMARDAGAKNVFFASAAPPVRYPNVYGIDMPAASELVAAGHTEREVQDVLGADWLIYQDLPDLIWAVQDGNEKLKHFDTSCFSGEYVTGLDQQYLQQIEMLRSDDAKAARRSA is encoded by the coding sequence ATGTGCGGAATCATCGGCATCGTCGGCACCAGTGAGGTCGCCGCGTCACTCTATGACGGATTGACCGTGTTGCAGCACCGCGGCCAGGACGCCGCCGGCATCGCCACGGTGGACGGCGCGCGCCTGCGCCTGCACAAGGGCAACGGCCTGGTGCGCGACGTGTTCAACCAGACCGCGATGAGCGGGCTGCACGGTCGCATCGGCATCGGCCACTGCCGCTATCCCACGGCCGGCTCCGACGGCTCGTCCGAGGCGCAGCCGTTCTACGTGAACTCGCCCTACGGCATCGCCTTCGCGCATAACGGCAACCTGGTGAACACCGAGACGCTGCGCCGCGAAATGTTCGAGGACGATCGCCGCCACATCAATACGGATTCCGACTCGGAAGTACTGCTGAACGTGCTGGCGCACGAGCTGCAGATCCAGGACCGCATGGCGCTCACGCCCGACCACATCTTCAAGGCCGTGGCCGGCGTGCACCAGCGTGCGCGCGGCGGCTATGCCTGCCTGGCACTGGTGCTGGGTTATGGCCTGCTGGCCTTCCGCGATCCGAACGGCATCCGCCCGCTGGTGCTGGGCGAGCGCGTGACGCCGGAAGGCCGCGAGTACGCCGTGGCCTCCGAGTCGGTGGCGCTAGATATCCTTGGCTTCAAGCGCCTGCGTGACGTGGAGCCGGGCGAGGCGGTGTTCATCACCAACGACGGCCAGCTGTTCGCCCGCCATTGCGCGGACAGTGCGGTGCACGCGCCGTGCATCTTCGAATACGTCTACCTGGCCCGCCCGGACTCGATGATCGAGAACGTGTCGGTGTACAAGGCGCGCCTGCGCATGGGCCAGAAGTTGGCCGAGAAGATCCTGCGCGAGCGCCCGGACCACGGCATCGACGCGGTGATTCCGATTCCCGATACCGCCCGCACGGCGGCCTCGGCGCTGGCCGAAGCGCTGGGCGTGCCGTTCCGCGAGGGCTTCGTCAAGAATCGCTACATCGGCCGCACCTTCATCATGCCGGGGCAGGGCGAGCGCGTGAAATCCGTGCGCCGCAAGCTCAATCCGGTGGAGCTGGAATTCCGCAAGAAGAACGTGCTGCTGGTGGACGACTCCATCGTGCGCGGCACCACCTCGCGCCAGATCATCCAGATGGCGCGCGACGCCGGTGCAAAGAACGTGTTCTTCGCTTCCGCCGCGCCGCCGGTGCGCTACCCGAACGTGTACGGCATCGACATGCCGGCCGCGTCGGAGCTGGTCGCCGCCGGCCACACCGAGAGGGAAGTGCAGGACGTGCTGGGCGCCGACTGGCTGATCTACCAGGACCTGCCGGATCTGATCTGGGCCGTGCAGGACGGCAACGAGAAGCTGAAGCACTTCGATACCTCGTGCTTCTCCGGCGAATACGTCACCGGCCTGGACCAGCAGTACCTGCAGCAGATCGAAATGCTGCGTTCCGACGACGCCAAGGCGGCCCGCCGTAGCGCGTAA
- a CDS encoding beta-galactosidase, which translates to MFRPLLAAVLTSAVMISGVCAAPNEAGQGARPQGAALLHQREPMSFGVFYYPEQWPREQWQRDMNGMAKLGFGFTHMAEFSWTYLEPEEGRFDFQWLDDAIEMAHKAGLRVILGTPSGAPPAWMGEHYPEVYRVDEHGQRHEHGIRAEVSLSNAKYQAFVTRLVTAMAQHYSHDRRVWGWQIDNEPSSFADFSDSARASFQRWLKDKYGTIDGMNAAWGGSFWSTRYTSFEQVLLPNATLAAEDKLSPHALVDLARFQADTTARFLDSQAALIKKYAAPEQWVTTNYTNVTTATDPRRSHDLDFTTFTLYPVAGTNVLGGDSYAIGKPANLMEAAAYFRPITGTFGVMELQPGQVNWAEINPQPDPGAIGMWIWHAFGAGSSLLSTYRYRHPLRGSEMYHDGIVGTDGVTLSRTGREYVDTMHEIQALEAKLNPNATLPSAMAKRYTGYLWSHDVFWDLEIQPQTSLWNTWSYRNGYTLAVKSTGAPMDFIAESDDFNRYPFLIAPAYQMVSASLAKKWKAYVEQGGHLILTSRTAQKNELGHFHEGPWSAPILDLIGDDVDGFDMLPTSANGKVSAGGQPHDWHRWADILSPRPGTEVLATYADHYYAGKAAATTRRLGKGSVTMIGVSTDDGALEREIVRSVYQRAGVAIEDLPKGVFHEWRGGYDFLMNYNPAPFQPTLPAGATIVHGKVPLAPAQALVWKTATP; encoded by the coding sequence ATGTTCCGGCCCTTGCTTGCAGCCGTACTGACCTCGGCAGTGATGATCAGCGGCGTGTGCGCCGCCCCCAACGAGGCGGGCCAAGGCGCCCGCCCCCAGGGCGCCGCCCTGCTGCACCAGCGCGAGCCGATGAGCTTCGGCGTGTTCTATTACCCGGAACAGTGGCCGCGCGAGCAGTGGCAGCGCGACATGAACGGCATGGCCAAACTCGGCTTCGGCTTCACTCACATGGCCGAGTTCAGCTGGACCTACCTGGAGCCGGAGGAAGGCCGCTTCGACTTCCAGTGGCTTGATGACGCCATCGAGATGGCCCACAAGGCCGGCCTGCGCGTCATCCTCGGCACGCCTTCCGGGGCGCCGCCCGCCTGGATGGGCGAACACTATCCGGAGGTCTACCGGGTGGACGAGCACGGCCAGCGCCACGAGCACGGCATCCGCGCCGAGGTATCCCTGTCCAATGCGAAGTACCAGGCCTTCGTGACCCGGCTGGTCACGGCCATGGCGCAGCACTACAGCCATGATCGTCGCGTATGGGGCTGGCAGATCGACAATGAACCCAGCAGCTTCGCCGACTTCAGCGACAGCGCGCGCGCGTCGTTCCAGCGGTGGCTGAAGGACAAGTACGGCACCATCGATGGCATGAACGCCGCCTGGGGCGGTTCGTTCTGGAGCACCCGCTACACAAGCTTCGAGCAGGTGTTGCTGCCCAATGCCACGCTGGCGGCGGAAGACAAGCTGAGCCCCCACGCATTGGTGGACCTTGCCCGCTTCCAGGCCGACACCACGGCGCGCTTCCTGGATTCGCAGGCCGCGCTCATCAAGAAATATGCAGCGCCCGAACAATGGGTGACGACCAACTACACCAACGTCACCACCGCGACGGATCCGCGTCGCAGCCACGACCTGGATTTCACCACGTTCACGCTTTATCCCGTGGCGGGCACCAACGTGCTGGGCGGCGACAGCTATGCCATCGGCAAGCCGGCCAACCTGATGGAAGCGGCCGCGTATTTCCGCCCCATCACCGGCACGTTCGGCGTGATGGAACTGCAACCCGGCCAGGTCAACTGGGCGGAGATCAATCCGCAACCCGATCCAGGCGCCATCGGCATGTGGATATGGCATGCCTTCGGCGCGGGCTCCTCATTGCTCAGCACGTATCGCTACCGCCATCCGCTGCGGGGCAGCGAGATGTATCACGACGGTATCGTCGGTACCGACGGCGTGACACTGTCACGCACGGGACGCGAATACGTCGACACCATGCACGAGATTCAGGCGCTGGAGGCAAAGCTCAACCCCAACGCAACGCTGCCTTCGGCGATGGCGAAGCGATACACCGGCTATCTCTGGAGCCACGACGTTTTCTGGGATCTCGAGATCCAGCCCCAGACCAGCCTGTGGAACACCTGGTCGTATCGCAACGGCTACACGCTCGCGGTGAAAAGCACCGGCGCTCCGATGGATTTCATCGCTGAGAGCGACGACTTCAACCGCTATCCGTTCCTGATCGCGCCAGCCTACCAAATGGTCAGCGCGTCACTGGCGAAGAAATGGAAGGCCTACGTGGAACAGGGCGGCCATCTGATCCTGACCAGCCGCACGGCACAGAAAAACGAACTGGGCCATTTCCACGAGGGCCCCTGGTCGGCACCCATCCTCGATCTCATCGGCGATGACGTGGACGGCTTCGACATGCTGCCGACGAGCGCCAATGGGAAGGTGTCCGCAGGCGGCCAGCCGCACGACTGGCATCGCTGGGCGGACATCCTTTCACCGCGCCCCGGCACCGAAGTGCTGGCCACCTACGCGGATCACTATTACGCCGGCAAGGCCGCTGCCACCACGCGTCGCCTCGGCAAGGGCAGCGTCACCATGATCGGCGTGTCCACCGATGACGGGGCGCTGGAGCGGGAGATCGTGCGCAGCGTTTACCAGCGTGCCGGCGTCGCCATCGAAGACCTGCCTAAGGGCGTCTTCCACGAATGGCGCGGTGGCTACGACTTCCTGATGAACTACAACCCCGCCCCGTTCCAACCCACGCTGCCTGCCGGCGCGACGATCGTGCACGGCAAGGTGCCACTGGCGCCGGCGCAGGCGCTGGTGTGGAAAACAGCGACACCGTAG